Part of the Microaerobacter geothermalis genome, TTTAAATCTTCAATGGTATTCTTCGTACCAGGTAGAATAATCGCATCGGGATTCCCCAGTTGGGTGGGATGTGACACATAATAAACAGAAACATCTGGTTCCAATTCCAAAGCGTAGAAATCTGTAAAATTGGAAATTCTGGGGTTCCTGATCACCGCTATTCCAATAGATTCACCAGCATACTCCCTTGGTGCTCCCTTCCTTTCCAACACTACCCCGTCTTCCGCCTCAACTTCCAGGGAAGGAAGAAATGGAATCACGCCAAGTACCGGTTTTTGAATATAATTTTCCAACCATTCGATTCCCGGCTGCAGCAAGGACAGATCTCCCCTGAATTTGTTGATAATCACACCGGCCACACGTTTTTTATCTTCGTCATGAAGCAGGTCCAATGTACCCACAATAGAAGCAAACACTCCGCCACGGTCAATATCCGCCACCAAAATGACAGGAGCATCTGCCCAACGGGCCACCCTCATATTAACCAGTTCCCTGTCATTCAAATTAATCTCTGCAGGACTTCCCGCCCCTTCAATGACAAGAAAATCAACCTGTTGTTGAAGGTGATGCAGGGAATCAATGATCGCCTTTTTTCCGATTTCAAAATATTCCTCTCTATACTGAACAGCATTCACCGTATGTAAGGGCCGTCCCATCAAGACAATTTGTGAATGATGATCTCCTGATGGCTTAATCAGTATCGGATTCATTTCAACGATAGCCTCAATCCCTGCTGCTTCTGCCTGAACTCCCTGAGCTCTTCCAATTTCCTTTCCGTCTGATGTCACGTAGGAGTTATTGGACATATTTTGTGATTTAAAAGGGGCTACCCGGTACCCATCCTGTTTAAAAATGCGGCATAAAGCAGTAACAATGACACTTTTGCCTACATCAGAGCCTGTTCCCTGAATCATTATGCTTTTAGCCACGCTGATCCTCCTCTCCTGGCGACCAAATTTCACTCAGTTCAGATTGATGCTGATCATAGGATACCGTCACGATTGACCCTGGTTTGATTTTCCAGTCCCACACGGAAGTACCGGGAATCAGAATGGTAAGAATCGTGCGGATCACGCCCCCGTGGGTGACAACCATTGCGGTTTCCCCATCTTTTATTTGATCACATACCTTTTTGAACTCGGGTAAGAGTCTGGTTTCAAAATCAGATTGATTCTCCTTTGCTCCAGTGGGTTTATAGTTTCGTGGATTCAGATAAAATCGAAAAACGTCGCTGGGAAAATGACCCTTTACCTGTTCATAGGTTAACCCCTCCCATCTTCCAAAATCAAACTCGCCCAGCCAATCATGGACCTGTATTTGATCATCAGACAGCTCCAATTCTTTCAAGATATACGTCATCGACTCCAAGGCACGTTTCATAGGGCTTGAACAAATAAAAGCCATCGGATTTTTCCCAAGCTTCTTTTTCAGGTAACCCGCGGTATGCTGAACCGTTTCTCTTCCCTTCTCAGATAAGGGAAGATCGGTTAATCCAATGTACCTGTTCTCCTCATTCCATCTGGTCTCTCCGTGTCTGATTAACATGATTTGCATTGGCAAAGTGATCACCCCATTATTGATTGAACAAAAGCAGCCCAACCAGTAACACCCACAATTCTATCAGTTCATTGATCCCGCCATAAATATCTCCGGTTAGTCCTCCCAATCTTCTTGAGATTAAAGAAGCTAACAGGAATGTGAACAGCAGAGCTGAACCCATGACTAGAACCCCTGTCCATTTCCAAATCAGGTATACTAAAACCAATGAAATAAGGGTAGCTAAAAAAACTGGCCATTTCCCCTCGGCTTTAAAGGCACTTCCCATGCCTTTCTTTCTGGCATATGGCCATAAGGAAATAGCCCAAACCATAGCCAAACGGCTGATCAC contains:
- a CDS encoding cobyric acid synthase, which codes for MAKSIMIQGTGSDVGKSVIVTALCRIFKQDGYRVAPFKSQNMSNNSYVTSDGKEIGRAQGVQAEAAGIEAIVEMNPILIKPSGDHHSQIVLMGRPLHTVNAVQYREEYFEIGKKAIIDSLHHLQQQVDFLVIEGAGSPAEINLNDRELVNMRVARWADAPVILVADIDRGGVFASIVGTLDLLHDEDKKRVAGVIINKFRGDLSLLQPGIEWLENYIQKPVLGVIPFLPSLEVEAEDGVVLERKGAPREYAGESIGIAVIRNPRISNFTDFYALELEPDVSVYYVSHPTQLGNPDAIILPGTKNTIEDLKWLRDSGLEDQILKAIKHRRVELVGICGGYQMLGELIQDPLNIESSMGEIIGFNLLPIVTTFHEIKRTVKIMGKTNSFPLWKDLSNQLVHGYEIHMGQSVYTKECNKPFLIIEEDGQTHFDGAVSEEGNVWGTYIHGIFDNDAFRRGWINRIRRKKGLAAVEIMVNTKERKEESFNRLADHVRSCLQMGKIYELIFS
- a CDS encoding histidine phosphatase family protein, with the translated sequence MQIMLIRHGETRWNEENRYIGLTDLPLSEKGRETVQHTAGYLKKKLGKNPMAFICSSPMKRALESMTYILKELELSDDQIQVHDWLGEFDFGRWEGLTYEQVKGHFPSDVFRFYLNPRNYKPTGAKENQSDFETRLLPEFKKVCDQIKDGETAMVVTHGGVIRTILTILIPGTSVWDWKIKPGSIVTVSYDQHQSELSEIWSPGEEDQRG